The segment ACCTTACTGCTGCTCATATCGAACCTGCCAGCGAGGGATTCTATGGAATCCGCATACCAATACCGCCTGATGAATAAATTTCGTGTGCCCTCCTCCAGCCCGTACAGAAATTCGTTGATCAACCGCGCGGTTTCACCGGCAGCAATCTCCGTTTCCACCGTCTCTGCTGCGGGCAGGCAGTCCTCCAACTCCTCCAGAATCACCTCGAACTGGCGGCTCCGCTTCTTGGCTGTATTATAACCATACTTGTCGAGCGCGATATTGCGGGTGATCCGCCC is part of the Paenibacillus sp. FSL M7-0420 genome and harbors:
- a CDS encoding RNA polymerase sigma factor gives rise to the protein MEDQGIIQLYLQRSQQAITETRNKYSAYCRAIARNIVANPSDTEECENDTYLAAWNAIPPNQPRRLPVFLGRITRNIALDKYGYNTAKKRSRQFEVILEELEDCLPAAETVETEIAAGETARLINEFLYGLEEGTRNLFIRRYWYADSIESLAGRFDMSSSKVKSSLFRTRNKLRIHLDQEGVHL